The following coding sequences lie in one Synechococcus sp. PCC 7336 genomic window:
- a CDS encoding competence/damage-inducible protein A: MVNPNDRASAEIICIGTELLLGEILNSNARYLARHLAELGIPHHFQTVVGDNVDRIHQTLQLAQTRSSIVITTGGLGPTPDDLTHSAIASYFNTPLADRPEITARIEAYFTQRGLVMPPNNRRQAQLPQGAQILSNPVGSAPGIIWEAAPNFTLLTFPGVSREMQAMWSETAVPYLKSKGWGQQIFHSKVLRHWGISESGLAEKLGSLFELNNPTVAPYAGNGEVRIRITGKAANEAAAVAMVEPVAEKVRAIAGRDSYGSDDDTLASVTGQLLERAGQTVAVAESCTGGWIGQQLTTVPGSSHYFVGGVESYDNRVKQQLLQVSEADLLACGAVSERVARQMALGGRELLQADWGVSVTGIAGPGGGSAEKPVGLVFIGLADPEGKVTVSEHQFAAKRGRDWVRWLTTQTAIDRLRRALLDRLG; encoded by the coding sequence ATGGTCAACCCCAACGATCGCGCCAGCGCTGAAATCATTTGCATTGGCACCGAGCTGCTATTGGGCGAAATCCTCAACAGTAATGCCCGCTATCTAGCTCGACACCTAGCCGAATTGGGCATCCCCCACCACTTTCAAACCGTTGTGGGCGACAACGTCGATCGCATTCACCAAACTCTGCAGTTAGCCCAAACCCGCAGCAGCATTGTCATTACTACAGGCGGCCTCGGCCCTACCCCAGACGACTTGACCCATAGCGCGATCGCCAGCTACTTCAACACCCCCCTCGCCGATCGCCCCGAGATTACAGCAAGAATCGAAGCCTACTTCACTCAACGGGGACTGGTCATGCCCCCCAACAATCGCCGCCAAGCCCAATTGCCCCAAGGAGCTCAAATCCTATCCAACCCCGTCGGCTCCGCCCCCGGTATTATCTGGGAAGCTGCCCCCAACTTCACCCTGCTAACCTTTCCAGGCGTCTCCCGCGAAATGCAGGCGATGTGGTCCGAAACCGCAGTCCCTTACCTAAAATCCAAAGGGTGGGGCCAGCAAATATTCCACAGCAAAGTCCTGCGCCATTGGGGAATTTCCGAGTCGGGCTTGGCGGAAAAGTTAGGCAGTTTATTCGAGCTCAATAACCCCACCGTGGCCCCCTATGCAGGCAACGGGGAAGTGCGCATTCGGATTACGGGCAAAGCCGCTAATGAGGCAGCGGCGGTGGCGATGGTCGAGCCTGTGGCCGAGAAGGTCAGGGCGATCGCGGGACGAGATAGTTACGGCAGTGACGACGATACTTTGGCTTCTGTGACGGGTCAATTGCTCGAACGAGCCGGACAGACGGTTGCGGTGGCAGAATCCTGTACTGGTGGGTGGATCGGCCAGCAATTGACGACCGTTCCCGGTAGTTCTCACTATTTTGTGGGGGGAGTGGAGTCCTACGACAATCGCGTCAAACAGCAGTTGTTGCAGGTGTCTGAAGCGGATTTGCTCGCCTGTGGAGCGGTGAGTGAAAGGGTGGCGCGTCAGATGGCATTGGGGGGGCGGGAGTTGTTGCAGGCAGATTGGGGGGTGAGCGTGACGGGAATTGCCGGACCGGGAGGGGGTTCGGCAGAGAAGCCGGTGGGATTAGTGTTTATCGGGCTGGCAGACCCAGAGGGCAAGGTAACGGTTTCGGAGCACCAATTTGCGGCCAAGCGGGGTCGGGATTGGGTTCGTTGGCTGACGACTCAGACTGCGATCGATCGCTTGCGCAGGGCTTTATTAGATCGCTTGGGGTAA
- a CDS encoding Uma2 family endonuclease: protein MTLSLEKSSQPSSLRQQHDATWQDYAAVRDSSEIDWRKIAFNQGWLWVDMGTEGPNHASFSDLLTMIFGFWVFLHPKPVLQSFGRCLIEKPETQACAPDLVLYKGENIPKWQPGEPRRIVLNRHRLPDLVGEIADTTLSLDLDEQKQLYASLGIAEYWVVDVKGVRLFAFGLTAAGVYESIQVSQVLEGLEIALVEQTLERLSEETNTAAANWLMQQLQTVN, encoded by the coding sequence ATGACGCTCTCCTTGGAGAAATCTAGCCAACCCTCCTCCCTACGCCAGCAGCACGATGCAACTTGGCAAGACTATGCCGCAGTGCGGGATAGCTCGGAGATAGATTGGCGTAAAATTGCCTTCAACCAAGGTTGGTTGTGGGTCGATATGGGGACAGAAGGGCCGAACCATGCTTCTTTTAGCGATCTGTTGACCATGATTTTTGGGTTTTGGGTGTTTTTACATCCCAAGCCCGTGCTGCAATCTTTTGGTCGTTGCCTCATTGAAAAGCCGGAAACACAAGCCTGCGCGCCAGACTTGGTGCTTTACAAAGGTGAAAATATCCCCAAGTGGCAACCTGGCGAGCCGCGCCGGATCGTTCTAAACCGCCATCGCCTGCCCGATTTGGTTGGAGAAATTGCCGATACGACGCTGAGTCTGGATCTTGACGAACAAAAGCAGCTCTACGCCAGTTTGGGAATTGCCGAATATTGGGTTGTTGATGTGAAAGGAGTGCGGCTGTTTGCGTTCGGTTTGACGGCAGCAGGTGTGTATGAATCCATTCAGGTTTCGCAGGTTTTGGAAGGTCTGGAGATCGCATTGGTCGAACAAACTCTGGAACGATTGTCGGAAGAAACAAACACGGCAGCAGCCAATTGGTTGATGCAGCAGTTGCAAACTGTGAATTGA
- a CDS encoding efflux RND transporter permease subunit — protein sequence MFVETFIRRPVLTIVCSIIVLLAGLVSIPTLPVEQYPNISPPQVVVSATYIGANANVVEETVTTILEREINGVEGMRYMSSISSEDGTSTITVTFDQGYDIDIAAVDVLNRVTLAEPQLPADVQQTGVSITKQSGGTVAGMAIFSEEEGLYDENFISNYADLYVLDELNRLNGVSQIRPYGERRYAMRLWLDPNRMASRRLSAQDVVDALEEQNIQVGAGRIGQPPAEAGLQYQLPIRAVGRLRNVSEFEDIVLAAGDDGALIKLSDVGHAELGAEDYNTFAQYSGRGAIGYEILQSPGSNALAVAQALKAKMAELAEDFPPSLTYEIPYDPTLFVVESRKEVVRTLIQAICLVVLVLFLFLQNWRATIVPAIVIPISLIGTFAFIKLFDFSINSLTLFGLTLATGMVVDDAIVVVEDIAAKVQEQGMKPHLAAIEAMRELTSAVIATSLVLLAVFVPVAFFPGTTGQLYRQFALTIAFSIVISTFNALSLTPALSALLLRPGQQPGGWLGRVFGVLNRGIDATRRSYRTALSRLTGFKTAIVCLFIGTLVVTLWFYQQVPTAFLPEEDQGYVVSIVQAPDGASLQYTEGAIDRLEDELLQYPEVAGTFSLGGFGFTGNTANSALSFVPFIPWSERTDPNQSAQAFLAKVFEPLSQILEGRVFAINPPAIQGLGNVGGFVFHLQDRGNNPIETLVQYRDELVAQANEQPELQAAISTYTANSPQLLVDIDRNRAKALQVPVDEVLNTLQIYLGSRYVNDFNAFGRNYRVYVQADRQFRSNPEDLNQLYVRSDLDEMVPLGNLVNVERIIGPQTINHYNLFRSIEINGVAAPGYSSGQAIAAMERVAAEVLPRNFDFEWSGISLEELESGGQAPLIFGLGILLVFLVLAAQYENFVDPFIILLAVPLAILGALSAISLRGIANDVYCQVGLVMLIGLASKNSILIVEFANQLREQGMPIVKAAVEASQQRLRPIIMTAVSTLLGIFPLAIATGAGSASRQSLGTAVFGGMIFATVLSLLIVPILYIVIATLLCRLKDGCKDLSPLHEPHNPAEATLQTETTLQSSRK from the coding sequence ATGTTTGTTGAAACCTTTATCCGCCGACCCGTCCTCACAATTGTCTGCTCCATCATTGTTCTGCTGGCAGGGTTGGTCAGCATCCCCACACTGCCCGTCGAGCAATATCCCAATATCAGCCCGCCGCAGGTGGTGGTTTCTGCCACCTACATCGGTGCCAACGCCAACGTTGTCGAAGAAACGGTTACCACCATCTTGGAGCGGGAAATCAACGGGGTGGAGGGCATGCGCTACATGTCCTCCATTAGCTCTGAAGATGGCACCAGCACAATTACGGTGACCTTCGACCAAGGGTACGACATCGATATCGCTGCTGTGGACGTACTCAATCGGGTGACACTGGCCGAACCGCAGTTACCTGCAGATGTGCAGCAAACGGGGGTGTCCATTACCAAGCAGTCGGGGGGAACAGTCGCGGGGATGGCGATTTTCAGTGAAGAAGAAGGGCTCTACGACGAGAACTTTATTAGCAACTACGCCGACCTGTACGTGCTCGACGAGTTGAATCGCCTCAATGGCGTCTCGCAAATTCGTCCCTATGGCGAGCGCCGCTACGCTATGCGGCTGTGGCTGGACCCCAATCGCATGGCCAGTCGCCGTCTTTCGGCCCAAGACGTTGTGGATGCGCTAGAAGAACAAAATATTCAGGTGGGGGCCGGACGGATCGGACAGCCTCCTGCAGAAGCGGGCTTGCAGTATCAATTGCCGATTCGAGCAGTGGGGCGTCTCAGGAATGTGTCCGAGTTTGAAGACATCGTTCTAGCTGCTGGTGACGACGGTGCTTTGATTAAGCTCTCGGATGTGGGGCATGCAGAGCTCGGAGCAGAAGACTACAACACGTTTGCCCAATACAGCGGTCGAGGGGCGATCGGCTACGAGATCTTGCAGTCTCCGGGCAGTAATGCGTTGGCTGTGGCCCAAGCTTTAAAAGCCAAAATGGCCGAGTTGGCAGAAGACTTTCCCCCCAGTCTGACCTACGAAATTCCCTACGACCCCACCCTGTTTGTGGTGGAGTCTCGTAAAGAGGTGGTGAGAACTCTCATTCAAGCCATTTGCTTAGTCGTTCTGGTCCTGTTCCTGTTTCTGCAAAACTGGCGCGCGACGATCGTACCGGCGATCGTGATTCCCATTTCGCTGATCGGCACGTTTGCCTTTATTAAGCTGTTCGATTTTTCCATCAATAGCTTGACTCTATTCGGCTTGACTCTGGCGACGGGGATGGTGGTGGACGATGCGATCGTGGTGGTGGAAGACATTGCTGCGAAAGTGCAAGAACAGGGAATGAAGCCTCATTTAGCGGCGATCGAGGCCATGCGAGAGCTAACCAGTGCGGTCATTGCCACCTCCCTCGTACTGTTAGCCGTGTTTGTGCCAGTGGCCTTCTTCCCCGGCACCACCGGGCAGCTCTATCGACAATTCGCTCTCACCATTGCCTTTTCCATTGTTATCTCCACCTTCAACGCCCTCAGCTTGACCCCGGCTCTATCTGCATTACTGTTGCGACCGGGGCAGCAGCCGGGGGGATGGCTCGGTCGAGTGTTTGGGGTTCTCAATCGCGGTATTGATGCCACCCGACGCAGCTATCGCACGGCATTGAGTCGTCTGACGGGGTTTAAAACAGCGATCGTCTGTTTATTTATCGGCACGCTGGTTGTGACCCTATGGTTTTATCAGCAGGTCCCGACAGCTTTTCTGCCTGAGGAAGATCAGGGATATGTGGTCAGCATCGTACAGGCTCCCGACGGTGCGTCGCTGCAATATACCGAAGGGGCGATCGATCGCCTCGAAGACGAGCTGCTGCAATACCCCGAGGTAGCCGGAACGTTTTCTCTGGGTGGGTTTGGTTTTACGGGGAATACGGCCAACAGTGCTCTGAGCTTCGTTCCTTTTATCCCCTGGAGCGAGCGGACAGACCCCAACCAATCGGCCCAAGCATTTCTCGCCAAGGTCTTCGAACCCCTCTCGCAAATTTTGGAGGGAAGGGTGTTTGCCATTAATCCTCCTGCCATTCAGGGTTTGGGCAATGTGGGAGGCTTTGTATTCCACCTGCAGGATCGCGGCAACAACCCGATTGAAACTTTAGTCCAATATCGAGACGAGTTGGTGGCCCAAGCCAACGAGCAGCCGGAACTGCAAGCTGCCATCAGCACCTATACCGCCAATTCCCCTCAACTATTGGTGGATATCGATCGCAATCGAGCCAAAGCGCTGCAGGTGCCGGTGGACGAAGTTCTCAACACGCTGCAGATCTATTTAGGCTCTCGCTACGTGAATGACTTCAATGCCTTCGGTCGCAACTACCGCGTCTACGTTCAAGCCGATCGCCAGTTCCGTTCCAATCCCGAAGATCTGAATCAGCTCTACGTGCGCTCCGATCTGGACGAGATGGTTCCACTGGGCAATCTGGTCAATGTGGAGCGCATTATCGGGCCTCAAACCATTAATCACTACAATCTGTTCCGTTCCATTGAAATTAACGGCGTCGCCGCCCCAGGTTACAGCTCGGGTCAGGCGATCGCCGCGATGGAGCGGGTGGCGGCAGAGGTGTTGCCCAGAAACTTCGATTTCGAATGGTCCGGCATTTCTCTAGAAGAGTTAGAGTCTGGCGGTCAAGCCCCGCTTATTTTTGGCTTGGGCATTCTCTTAGTCTTTCTAGTGCTGGCGGCCCAATACGAAAATTTTGTCGATCCCTTTATCATTTTGCTGGCTGTACCGCTGGCAATATTGGGGGCACTCTCGGCCATTTCTCTGCGGGGCATTGCCAACGATGTTTACTGCCAAGTGGGCTTGGTGATGCTGATTGGTTTGGCCAGTAAAAACTCCATCTTAATTGTGGAGTTTGCCAATCAGTTACGGGAACAAGGTATGCCAATTGTCAAGGCTGCAGTGGAAGCGTCTCAGCAGCGTTTGCGTCCTATTATCATGACGGCAGTATCGACGCTGTTGGGGATTTTTCCGCTCGCGATCGCCACCGGTGCGGGGTCGGCTAGCCGGCAGTCGTTGGGAACAGCGGTGTTTGGCGGCATGATTTTCGCGACGGTGTTGAGTTTATTAATCGTCCCGATTCTCTATATCGTGATTGCCACTCTGCTATGCCGCCTCAAGGACGGTTGCAAAGATCTCTCGCCGCTGCACGAACCCCACAATCCTGCAGAGGCTACCTTGCAGACAGAGACTACCTTGCAGAGCTCTAGGAAGTAA
- the fetB gene encoding iron export ABC transporter permease subunit FetB, with amino-acid sequence MPDAYLQIGYGQVALASLAILANLGLSIGLRLGLTQNFIVASVRMTVQLLLLGLALGAIFALDTPYPVLAVGLLMATLAGISAVNRTRRRFPGIYWDSLVSVIGSAGIVTGFMLLGVIQVDPWFDPQYFVPLLGMVLGNTLNSISLALDRFMEGVASQRDLVEAKLALGATRWEAAHSLIRESLRTATIPLMNSMMVMGVVSLPGMMTGQILAGATPVDAVRYQIAIVFAIASATALGALGVTLLAYRSLLNDRHQLCLDRLSEAA; translated from the coding sequence ATGCCAGACGCCTATCTCCAGATCGGCTACGGGCAAGTTGCCCTAGCCTCTCTAGCCATCCTCGCCAACTTGGGCCTATCCATTGGGTTGCGACTCGGTCTCACCCAAAACTTTATCGTCGCTTCCGTGCGAATGACGGTGCAGTTACTCCTGTTGGGATTGGCCCTGGGTGCGATTTTCGCTCTCGACACCCCGTACCCAGTTTTAGCTGTGGGCTTGCTCATGGCCACATTGGCTGGCATTTCAGCAGTGAATCGCACCCGCCGCCGCTTTCCAGGCATTTATTGGGATAGCCTCGTCTCAGTAATAGGTTCTGCAGGGATTGTCACTGGCTTCATGCTTCTAGGGGTCATTCAGGTCGATCCCTGGTTCGATCCGCAATATTTCGTTCCTTTATTGGGGATGGTGCTGGGCAATACGCTCAACAGCATTTCCCTCGCCCTCGATCGCTTTATGGAGGGAGTGGCCAGTCAGCGAGATCTGGTCGAGGCTAAGTTGGCACTGGGCGCAACGAGATGGGAAGCCGCCCACAGCTTGATTCGAGAGAGCTTGCGCACCGCTACAATTCCTCTGATGAACAGCATGATGGTCATGGGTGTTGTCAGTCTGCCGGGGATGATGACCGGCCAGATTCTAGCGGGGGCAACCCCAGTGGATGCGGTCCGCTATCAAATCGCGATCGTATTTGCGATCGCCTCTGCGACGGCCCTCGGCGCACTCGGAGTCACGCTACTGGCTTACCGTTCGCTGTTGAACGATCGCCATCAACTTTGCCTGGATCGGTTGAGCGAGGCTGCCTGA
- a CDS encoding efflux RND transporter periplasmic adaptor subunit yields MDDSTRQQLSQQHAPRAASSQRKMPWLLAAIVLAAGGGFIGWRWFDRDTALQAVEEAPALTVGVQSIEPSTVTLSSEFVGSLEAVNRVALRPEAEGRVLDILVREGDRVTVGTPIVQLGSIRPQARVNGALATVEVARAAQNSASAQLLAAQADRDRETAEVELQEAEFRRAEALVEEGALSLQDLDRVRRDRDAAMAAFNAAEKRIAAARAALEQANAAIAEARADVDVARKDLSDFIVQAPIDGIVGDISVEIGDYIDSDDILTAITQNERLELRLAIPIERARRLQVGLPVELVLPSETELLVTGAISFVSPRVDTNTQIVLAKASFPNPDGLLRDEQFVTANVIWSEAPGLLVPTSAISFLGGQAFVFVVEETESLESAGLQQIAVQRPIQLGSLQGNFYEVSEGLQPGETIVTSGLLNLTDGAIVAPQADAATETAFANIH; encoded by the coding sequence ATGGACGATTCAACGCGACAACAACTATCCCAGCAACATGCGCCTAGAGCTGCATCGTCCCAACGCAAGATGCCTTGGCTCTTGGCGGCGATCGTCTTGGCTGCTGGCGGTGGTTTCATCGGCTGGCGCTGGTTCGATCGCGATACAGCCCTGCAGGCGGTTGAAGAAGCCCCCGCTCTGACTGTGGGGGTGCAGTCGATTGAACCCAGTACAGTCACCCTCAGCTCTGAGTTTGTCGGATCTCTAGAAGCTGTCAATCGCGTAGCCTTGAGGCCCGAAGCAGAGGGACGAGTATTAGATATTTTGGTGCGGGAAGGCGATCGCGTTACGGTTGGCACCCCCATCGTCCAGTTAGGTTCCATTCGTCCCCAAGCCCGAGTGAATGGAGCGCTAGCCACTGTGGAAGTGGCGAGGGCTGCGCAAAATAGTGCCAGCGCTCAGTTGTTAGCAGCCCAAGCCGATCGCGATCGCGAAACGGCTGAAGTGGAGCTGCAAGAAGCCGAGTTTCGTCGTGCGGAGGCACTGGTCGAGGAAGGGGCTCTGTCGCTGCAAGACCTCGACCGCGTCCGGCGCGATCGCGATGCGGCGATGGCAGCGTTCAATGCTGCCGAGAAGCGAATCGCGGCGGCCCGAGCTGCTCTAGAACAAGCGAATGCGGCCATTGCCGAAGCTCGCGCGGATGTTGACGTAGCGCGCAAAGATTTATCTGACTTCATCGTACAGGCCCCCATTGATGGCATCGTGGGAGATATTTCAGTCGAGATTGGCGACTATATCGATAGCGACGATATCCTGACCGCCATCACCCAAAACGAACGGCTGGAATTGCGGTTGGCCATCCCCATCGAACGAGCCAGAAGGCTGCAGGTGGGCTTGCCTGTCGAATTGGTGTTGCCGTCCGAAACTGAACTACTGGTGACTGGAGCCATTAGCTTTGTGTCTCCTCGGGTGGATACCAACACTCAAATTGTGTTGGCGAAAGCCAGTTTCCCCAATCCCGATGGGCTACTGCGTGACGAGCAGTTTGTGACGGCCAACGTGATTTGGTCGGAAGCTCCGGGACTGTTGGTTCCCACCTCGGCCATCTCGTTTCTGGGGGGGCAAGCCTTTGTCTTCGTTGTAGAAGAGACAGAATCTTTGGAATCGGCCGGTCTGCAGCAGATCGCCGTTCAACGACCCATTCAGTTGGGCAGTCTGCAAGGCAATTTTTACGAAGTTTCCGAAGGCTTGCAGCCTGGAGAAACCATTGTCACCTCCGGTTTGCTGAATCTAACGGATGGCGCGATCGTCGCCCCCCAAGCGGATGCAGCAACAGAAACAGCCTTTGCCAACATCCACTAA
- a CDS encoding glycosyltransferase family 39 protein — protein sequence MKCNGGDRLWLAILTVAAVVLWFAALGDVPLRDWDEGTRALVAREMLQTGSWWFPRLHGQPYMLKPPLMDWLVALSYRTLGISEFTSRLPGALLSALGVPLLYGLGRSVFQRRDRALLSAATYLTLLPVVRHGRLLMLDGAAISGFLILLGCMARAQRHERWAIGIGLGLAGIVFMKGLLAVPLAAIAIAWAIWQQQTALATNRWFWLGIGLGLLPVLGWYGSQLWHYGLDFAQVHFGAQGFDRLTGTVESHSGPPWYYLLELLKYGWPWLLFWPSGLWLAWRERQQTWGSLVLLGTVLYLGIISAMGTKLPWYIMPIYPFFALAVGARLGDFWQHRRAYPRRLAIAFWVLALAGLGGTVYFAISGSWREWLLPLMGAMSSLTFWMAGCLLWLNRRRFVPVLITGIYAVLGILMLSDVWLWELNEAFDVRPVAAMVRQHMDAGTAIYTSFAYSRPSLDFYCNCKIIAANAEVLQQQWPTHPLLLDRAALEALELPEPVVLGTSAGFSLVVPRLIANAAE from the coding sequence TTGAAGTGTAATGGGGGCGATCGCCTTTGGCTAGCCATCTTGACGGTGGCGGCAGTGGTGCTGTGGTTCGCGGCGCTTGGAGATGTGCCGTTGCGGGATTGGGATGAGGGCACTCGGGCACTCGTGGCCAGAGAGATGCTGCAAACGGGCAGTTGGTGGTTTCCCAGGCTGCACGGTCAGCCCTATATGCTCAAGCCTCCTCTGATGGATTGGCTGGTGGCGCTCAGCTATCGAACATTGGGCATCAGCGAATTCACCTCTCGCTTGCCTGGAGCGCTGCTGTCAGCATTGGGAGTCCCCCTCCTCTACGGGTTGGGGCGGTCGGTGTTTCAGCGACGCGATCGCGCCCTGCTGTCGGCAGCAACCTATCTCACCCTGCTGCCGGTGGTGCGTCACGGACGCTTGCTCATGCTCGATGGTGCAGCGATTTCGGGCTTCCTCATCCTGCTGGGGTGTATGGCCCGAGCGCAGCGGCACGAGCGTTGGGCGATCGGCATTGGGCTGGGCTTGGCTGGGATTGTTTTCATGAAAGGACTGCTAGCGGTGCCGCTGGCGGCGATCGCGATCGCGTGGGCCATTTGGCAGCAACAGACCGCACTTGCAACCAACCGCTGGTTTTGGCTGGGGATCGGACTGGGCCTGTTGCCGGTCTTAGGTTGGTATGGATCTCAACTATGGCACTACGGGCTCGACTTCGCGCAGGTTCATTTTGGAGCACAGGGATTCGATCGCCTGACCGGCACGGTTGAAAGCCACAGCGGCCCCCCTTGGTATTACCTGCTGGAATTACTCAAATACGGCTGGCCCTGGCTGTTGTTTTGGCCGAGTGGATTGTGGCTGGCTTGGCGGGAACGGCAGCAGACTTGGGGCTCGCTGGTGTTGTTAGGGACGGTCTTGTATTTGGGGATTATCTCCGCAATGGGCACGAAGCTGCCCTGGTATATCATGCCGATTTATCCGTTTTTTGCGCTGGCGGTGGGGGCGCGGTTAGGAGATTTTTGGCAGCATCGGCGGGCCTATCCGCGAAGGTTGGCGATCGCCTTTTGGGTCCTAGCCTTAGCTGGGCTGGGGGGCACGGTGTATTTCGCGATCTCGGGAAGTTGGCGGGAGTGGCTGTTGCCTTTAATGGGGGCAATGTCGAGCCTGACGTTCTGGATGGCGGGATGCTTGCTGTGGCTAAATCGCCGTCGGTTTGTACCGGTGTTGATAACGGGGATTTATGCCGTATTGGGGATCTTGATGCTATCGGATGTGTGGCTGTGGGAGTTGAACGAGGCGTTTGACGTGCGGCCAGTGGCTGCAATGGTGCGGCAGCATATGGATGCGGGAACGGCGATCTATACGTCGTTTGCCTACAGTCGCCCATCCTTAGATTTCTATTGCAATTGCAAGATTATTGCTGCCAATGCGGAGGTGCTGCAACAGCAGTGGCCGACCCACCCCCTGCTGCTCGATCGCGCTGCGCTAGAGGCGTTGGAGTTACCCGAGCCAGTGGTGCTAGGAACAAGTGCAGGATTTTCTTTGGTTGTACCCAGGCTGATTGCCAATGCAGCAGAGTGA
- a CDS encoding ATP-binding cassette domain-containing protein codes for MSSAILEANNLSHKVKSQWLWQNLSFSMKSGDRVALIGPSGSGKTVLLRTLSALAPLQQGNIRFRDRELSEWEMPQYRAQVMYLPQRPALPEASVEEAIREPLSLRVHRHKQYDRAAVSNLLEILDRDKAFLVKQTSHLSGGERQIVAFLRAVMLQPTVLLLDEPTASLDEKAATAIEAAIASWIDKGNNRACLWTSHNPLQLERVTTRQIRL; via the coding sequence ATGTCCTCAGCGATACTTGAAGCCAATAATCTCTCCCACAAAGTCAAATCCCAGTGGCTGTGGCAAAATCTCAGCTTCTCCATGAAGTCTGGCGATCGCGTCGCACTGATCGGTCCTTCAGGTTCGGGTAAAACAGTTCTACTGCGCACGCTCTCCGCCCTCGCACCGCTGCAACAGGGCAATATCCGCTTTCGCGATCGCGAGTTGTCAGAGTGGGAGATGCCCCAGTATCGAGCCCAGGTCATGTATTTGCCTCAGCGCCCTGCCCTGCCAGAAGCTTCCGTTGAAGAGGCAATCCGCGAGCCCTTGAGTCTGCGCGTCCATCGCCATAAGCAGTACGACCGGGCAGCAGTCTCGAACCTCCTGGAAATATTGGATCGCGACAAGGCATTCTTAGTCAAGCAAACCAGCCACCTTTCGGGTGGAGAGCGTCAAATTGTTGCTTTCCTGCGGGCTGTGATGCTCCAGCCCACGGTGCTGCTGTTAGACGAACCCACCGCGTCTCTCGATGAAAAGGCAGCTACAGCGATCGAAGCGGCGATCGCCTCTTGGATCGATAAGGGCAATAACCGAGCCTGTCTTTGGACCAGCCACAACCCATTGCAGTTGGAGCGAGTCACCACCCGCCAAATTCGTTTATAG
- a CDS encoding Uma2 family endonuclease, with protein sequence MTLSLEKSSQPSSLRQQHDATWQDYAAVRDSSEINWRKIAFNQGWLWVDMGTEGPNHASFSDLLTAIFFVWAFLHPDSVLQSYGRCLIEKPETQACAPDLVLYKGENIPKWQPGEPRRIVLNRHRLPDLVGEIADTTLSLDLDEQKQLYASLGIAEYWVVDVKGVRLFAFGLTAAGVYESIQVSQVLEGLEIALVEQTLERLSEETNTAAANWLMQQLQAAD encoded by the coding sequence ATGACGCTCTCCTTGGAGAAATCTAGCCAACCCTCCTCCCTACGCCAGCAGCACGATGCAACTTGGCAAGACTATGCCGCAGTGCGGGATAGCTCGGAGATAAATTGGCGTAAAATTGCATTCAACCAAGGTTGGTTGTGGGTCGATATGGGGACAGAAGGGCCGAACCATGCTTCTTTTAGCGATCTGTTGACTGCGATTTTCTTTGTTTGGGCATTTCTGCATCCCGATTCGGTTCTGCAATCCTATGGGCGCTGCTTAATTGAAAAGCCGGAAACACAAGCCTGCGCGCCAGACTTGGTGCTTTACAAAGGTGAAAATATCCCCAAGTGGCAACCTGGCGAGCCGCGCCGGATCGTTCTAAACCGCCATCGCCTGCCCGATTTGGTTGGAGAAATTGCCGATACGACGCTGAGTCTGGATCTTGACGAACAAAAGCAGCTCTACGCCAGTTTGGGAATTGCCGAATATTGGGTTGTTGATGTGAAAGGAGTGCGGCTGTTTGCGTTCGGTTTGACGGCAGCAGGTGTGTATGAATCCATTCAGGTTTCGCAGGTTTTGGAAGGTCTGGAGATCGCATTGGTCGAACAAACTCTGGAACGATTGTCGGAAGAAACAAACACGGCAGCAGCCAATTGGTTGATGCAGCAGTTGCAAGCTGCGGACTAA